A window from Methanomassiliicoccus sp. encodes these proteins:
- a CDS encoding DUF131 domain-containing protein encodes MDRFRAMQLSGAALVLLGIVVLAWAAAAGQVSVALVLIVPVLYGTGPLVAFAALAVFAGMVLLSLSLFGRPGGRDAGITSATGKREWGGVVLIGPIPIVFGSPGMLEGRGVLALLAALSIIVLLLFLFISLR; translated from the coding sequence ATGGACCGTTTTCGCGCGATGCAGCTCTCTGGCGCAGCGCTGGTGCTGTTGGGCATTGTTGTGCTAGCCTGGGCAGCAGCCGCCGGGCAGGTCTCCGTGGCCCTGGTGCTCATCGTTCCTGTCCTCTACGGCACAGGTCCGCTGGTGGCCTTCGCCGCCCTCGCGGTGTTCGCGGGCATGGTGCTGTTGTCCCTTTCCCTGTTTGGCAGGCCTGGGGGCCGGGACGCCGGAATAACGTCGGCGACGGGCAAGAGAGAGTGGGGCGGTGTCGTCCTCATCGGGCCGATTCCCATCGTTTTCGGTTCTCCGGGGATGCTCGAGGGACGGGGGGTTCTCGCGCTGCTCGCGGCCCTCTCCATCATTGTCCTTCTCCTGTTCCTATTCATTTCCCTGAGATGA
- a CDS encoding GMP synthase subunit A, with amino-acid sequence MRVYVVDNGGQWTHREWRVLKYLDVETKIIPNNTPFDQLDVDGLVLSGGSPHVADENERMGRNGEYLDRADFPILGICAGFHFMTNHFGGRTAPAGKPEFGKATLVVDQEDDIFRSLPREFVVWQSHNDEVKKVPDNFEVLAHTIDCPVEAIKVKGKPFYGLQFHPEVENTEHGSDIFQNFLRVVEEWHR; translated from the coding sequence ATGCGCGTCTACGTTGTGGACAACGGTGGCCAGTGGACCCACCGTGAGTGGCGGGTGCTGAAGTACCTGGACGTGGAGACGAAGATCATACCGAACAACACGCCCTTCGATCAGCTGGACGTCGACGGCCTGGTTCTCTCCGGCGGCTCGCCGCACGTAGCCGATGAGAACGAGCGGATGGGGCGCAACGGCGAGTACCTCGACCGCGCCGACTTCCCCATCCTCGGGATCTGCGCCGGGTTCCACTTCATGACCAACCACTTCGGCGGCAGGACCGCCCCGGCCGGGAAGCCGGAGTTCGGCAAGGCCACCCTGGTGGTCGACCAGGAGGATGATATCTTCCGATCGCTGCCCCGGGAGTTCGTGGTGTGGCAGAGCCACAACGATGAGGTGAAGAAGGTCCCGGACAACTTTGAGGTTCTCGCGCACACCATTGACTGCCCGGTGGAGGCGATCAAGGTCAAGGGGAAGCCGTTCTACGGCCTCCAGTTCCACCCCGAGGTGGAGAACACCGAGCATGGCTCGGACATCTTCCAAAACTTCCTGAGGGTGGTCGAGGAGTGGCACCGCTAA
- a CDS encoding HAD family hydrolase produces the protein MKAVLFDLGHTLIDYYYDWKGPEERGIAGIYDIVHECSPKTDREEFTTYLRERLQYSRSMKYDQYVETPLAELMGECLERYGCLDEDSLQRSMEVFYNVLLEDRNLVHGAVDLLAEIKERGLSVGLISDVAWGLPSEFPMRDIRHFGMDAYFDDYVFSTDVGLRKPHPKMFKIALSNLGVDASEAMYVGNSIAQDIRGAKGVGIRAVLKSSAYCPQAEGVFPDHTVQTLDEVAGLIE, from the coding sequence ATGAAGGCGGTGCTGTTCGACCTGGGGCACACCCTGATCGATTATTACTACGACTGGAAGGGCCCCGAGGAGCGGGGGATCGCCGGGATATATGATATCGTCCACGAGTGCTCGCCGAAGACGGACCGGGAGGAGTTCACCACGTACCTGAGGGAGCGTCTTCAATATTCTCGATCGATGAAGTACGACCAGTATGTGGAGACCCCCCTTGCCGAGCTTATGGGCGAGTGTCTGGAGCGATACGGCTGCCTGGACGAGGACAGCCTGCAGAGGAGCATGGAGGTGTTCTACAACGTGCTGCTGGAGGACCGCAACCTGGTCCACGGTGCGGTGGATCTGCTGGCGGAGATAAAGGAGCGGGGCCTCAGCGTCGGCCTTATCTCGGATGTCGCGTGGGGGCTGCCTTCAGAGTTCCCAATGCGGGACATCCGTCACTTCGGCATGGACGCGTACTTCGACGACTACGTGTTCAGTACCGACGTCGGGCTACGCAAGCCTCATCCCAAGATGTTCAAGATCGCCCTATCCAATCTGGGTGTGGACGCGTCCGAGGCGATGTACGTCGGCAACTCCATCGCCCAGGACATCCGAGGGGCCAAGGGCGTGGGCATCCGAGCTGTGCTGAAGTCCTCGGCTTATTGCCCTCAGGCCGAGGGGGTCTTCCCCGACCACACCGTCCAGACGTTGGACGAGGTTGCGGGACTGATCGAATAA
- the guaA gene encoding glutamine-hydrolyzing GMP synthase, producing MFNAERFVNEQIEEMRSRIKGKAIIACSGGVDSTVAAVLASRAMGDRLLTVYVNNGFMRKGETEAVGKMFDDLGVNYRLVDASEEFFAAMKGVTDPERKRKIIGERFIRVFERTAKEFGATYLVQGTIAPDWIESGDGVRDVIKSHHNVGGLPKDMNMELVEPLRDLYKDEVRVVARYLNVKVAERQPFPGPALAIRVLGEATPESVGIVREACAIVEEEIELASAAGKMTCPWQYFAVLLPCQSVGVQGDNRAYGRTIAVRSVESIDGMSAAYSRIPHEVLERISVRITNEMKSDVNRVVYDITNKPPATVEWE from the coding sequence ATGTTCAATGCTGAGAGGTTCGTCAACGAGCAGATCGAGGAGATGAGGTCGAGGATCAAGGGGAAGGCGATCATCGCCTGCTCCGGGGGTGTGGACAGCACGGTGGCCGCCGTCCTGGCGTCCCGGGCGATGGGCGATCGCCTCTTGACCGTCTATGTAAACAACGGCTTCATGCGCAAGGGAGAGACGGAAGCGGTCGGGAAGATGTTCGACGACCTGGGCGTGAATTACAGGCTCGTCGATGCCAGCGAGGAATTCTTCGCCGCCATGAAGGGAGTGACCGACCCGGAGAGGAAGCGCAAGATCATAGGCGAGCGCTTCATCCGCGTCTTTGAGCGCACGGCCAAGGAGTTCGGCGCCACCTATCTCGTGCAGGGGACCATCGCCCCCGACTGGATTGAGAGCGGGGACGGCGTTCGGGACGTCATCAAGAGCCACCATAACGTCGGCGGCCTGCCCAAGGATATGAACATGGAGCTGGTTGAGCCGCTGAGGGACCTGTACAAGGACGAGGTCAGGGTGGTGGCCCGCTACCTCAACGTGAAGGTCGCCGAGCGGCAGCCGTTCCCCGGCCCGGCCCTGGCGATCCGCGTATTGGGCGAGGCCACCCCGGAGTCGGTGGGCATCGTACGGGAGGCGTGTGCCATCGTGGAGGAGGAGATCGAGCTCGCATCGGCCGCCGGAAAGATGACCTGCCCGTGGCAGTACTTCGCCGTCCTGCTGCCCTGCCAGTCGGTCGGGGTGCAAGGAGACAACCGAGCCTACGGGCGCACCATCGCCGTGCGTTCAGTGGAATCGATCGACGGCATGAGTGCCGCTTACTCCCGTATCCCGCACGAGGTCCTGGAGCGCATCTCGGTGCGCATCACCAACGAGATGAAGAGCGATGTCAACCGGGTGGTCTACGATATAACGAACAAACCACCAGCGACAGTCGAGTGGGAATGA
- the purE gene encoding 5-(carboxyamino)imidazole ribonucleotide mutase, producing MPRVLIVLGSKSDAPVAKKASDILREFGVSSQTVVASAHRTPDRVRELVTGSDAEVFIAIAGLSAALPGAVAAATVRPVIGVPVSGKVNLDSILSIVQMPAGIPVAGVGLDRGDNAALLALQIMGLNDKEITFKLEKHRREMADAVERDSEEVGKDVQC from the coding sequence ATGCCTCGTGTCCTTATAGTCCTGGGAAGCAAGAGCGATGCGCCTGTGGCCAAAAAGGCCTCCGATATTCTGAGGGAGTTCGGGGTGAGCTCGCAGACCGTCGTCGCCTCCGCCCACCGCACCCCGGACCGGGTCAGGGAACTGGTCACCGGCAGCGATGCCGAGGTGTTCATCGCCATCGCCGGGTTGTCCGCGGCGTTGCCGGGGGCGGTTGCCGCCGCCACCGTTCGGCCGGTGATCGGCGTACCGGTCAGCGGGAAGGTCAACCTCGATTCCATCCTTTCCATCGTGCAGATGCCGGCAGGGATTCCGGTGGCGGGGGTCGGTTTGGATCGCGGGGACAACGCTGCCCTTCTGGCCCTTCAGATCATGGGGCTCAATGATAAGGAGATCACGTTCAAGCTGGAGAAGCACCGCCGGGAGATGGCCGATGCGGTGGAGCGGGATTCCGAGGAGGTGGGCAAGGATGTTCAATGCTGA
- a CDS encoding Lrp/AsnC ligand binding domain-containing protein, whose product MGQQGESLAVGFVLISTAPAKEHEVYNELLKVKEVVELHPLFGEFDLIAKIEAEDFNRLGQVVVDQIRTIPGVIDTKTLTGIKF is encoded by the coding sequence ATGGGTCAGCAAGGTGAGAGTTTGGCAGTGGGGTTCGTCTTGATCAGCACGGCACCGGCCAAGGAGCACGAGGTCTACAATGAGCTCCTTAAGGTCAAGGAGGTCGTGGAGCTCCATCCCCTGTTCGGGGAGTTTGACCTGATCGCCAAGATCGAGGCCGAGGATTTCAACCGCCTTGGCCAGGTGGTGGTGGACCAGATCAGAACGATCCCTGGGGTCATAGACACCAAGACGCTCACAGGCATTAAGTTCTAA
- a CDS encoding carbohydrate kinase family protein: MIPFLTVYGHVCLDQILALERFPEPNTSVDIREKHRYFGGTGANIATAAAALGVPTALVSYVGPDLPADFREFMESKGVDLSEVVTVEGYETSTVIVVTDSKEDQIAYVYQGPMRDMGRFEPRLDSARRSKVVHISTGRPEYYLPVMLECQRLGKEISFDPAQEIHRIWDRDTFREALPLATRLFGNRNELRTALKYMDAGGPEGLLAFVPEIITTRGKEGALAFTGQGTLSVPAAKPSAVIDPTGAGDAFRAGFYAGRYRGHGFLESMAYGNAAASFVLEAPGAVSNLPSWEMVEERAAVVLASLPG, encoded by the coding sequence ATGATCCCCTTCCTGACGGTCTACGGTCACGTGTGCTTGGACCAGATCCTGGCGCTGGAACGGTTCCCCGAACCCAACACCTCAGTGGACATCCGGGAGAAACACCGCTACTTCGGCGGAACAGGCGCCAACATTGCCACTGCAGCTGCCGCTCTGGGCGTGCCCACCGCGCTGGTCTCTTATGTCGGCCCGGACCTGCCGGCCGATTTCCGGGAGTTCATGGAGAGCAAGGGAGTGGACCTCTCCGAGGTCGTCACCGTCGAGGGGTACGAGACCTCCACTGTAATCGTGGTCACCGACTCCAAGGAGGACCAGATAGCCTACGTCTACCAGGGTCCGATGCGGGACATGGGGCGCTTCGAGCCCCGGCTCGACTCCGCCCGCCGTTCGAAGGTCGTGCACATCTCCACCGGCCGGCCGGAGTACTATCTGCCGGTGATGCTCGAATGCCAACGGCTGGGGAAGGAAATATCGTTCGATCCCGCTCAGGAGATCCACCGCATCTGGGACCGCGATACCTTCCGTGAGGCGCTACCGCTGGCCACGAGGTTGTTCGGCAACCGCAACGAGCTGCGGACCGCCCTTAAGTATATGGATGCTGGCGGCCCCGAGGGTCTCCTGGCATTCGTTCCGGAGATAATCACCACCCGGGGGAAGGAGGGGGCATTGGCCTTCACCGGCCAGGGCACTTTGTCGGTGCCGGCGGCCAAACCGTCGGCGGTGATCGACCCCACCGGGGCGGGAGACGCCTTCCGGGCGGGCTTCTACGCGGGACGCTATCGCGGCCACGGATTCCTCGAGTCCATGGCTTATGGCAACGCGGCGGCATCGTTCGTCCTGGAGGCTCCGGGAGCGGTGTCCAACCTCCCGAGCTGGGAGATGGTGGAGGAGAGGGCGGCGGTCGTCCTCGCGTCCCTGCCGGGATAG
- a CDS encoding adenosylhomocysteinase codes for MDELIEKGIRRLEWARAHMGVLEDIRSRLVRERTLEGVKVGMALHVEAKTGILALTIAEAGAQVRLASCNPLSTDDSVALALKHHYGLETYAKKGENNEEYYANLNAVLDMRPDFVIDDGADLITILHTTRRDLLPNVKGGNEETTTGVVRLRAMAAEGKLEFPVVSVNDAHMKFMFDNRYGTGQSTFDGFMNATNLLIAGKNLVVAGYGWCGRGIAMRAKGMGANVIVTEVDPVRAIEARMDGYGVMPMREAVKRADIIICATGDKDIIRREHLEVLKDGCVLGNSGHFDNEISKVGLEALAGHPVRVREAVDQYTFADGRRAYLIAEGRLMNLAAGQGHPVEIMDMSFSIQALSLEHLVKNHSRMEAKVYNVPEELDQQVARTKLKVMGIEIDELTKEQRKYLQGWQEGT; via the coding sequence TTGGACGAGCTGATCGAGAAGGGCATCAGGCGGCTGGAGTGGGCTCGGGCGCACATGGGCGTGCTCGAGGACATCCGCTCCCGCCTGGTCAGGGAGAGGACGTTGGAAGGGGTCAAGGTGGGTATGGCGCTGCACGTGGAGGCGAAGACCGGCATCCTGGCCCTTACCATCGCCGAGGCCGGGGCCCAGGTGCGCCTGGCCAGCTGCAACCCTCTGTCCACCGATGATTCGGTGGCCCTGGCGCTCAAGCACCACTATGGCCTGGAGACCTACGCCAAGAAGGGCGAGAACAATGAGGAGTATTACGCCAACCTCAACGCCGTCCTGGACATGCGGCCGGACTTCGTCATCGACGACGGGGCGGACTTAATCACTATTCTCCATACCACCCGCCGGGACCTCCTGCCCAATGTGAAGGGCGGCAACGAGGAGACGACCACGGGCGTGGTGCGCCTTAGGGCCATGGCGGCCGAGGGCAAGCTGGAGTTCCCGGTGGTCTCGGTCAACGACGCCCACATGAAATTCATGTTCGACAACCGCTACGGCACCGGACAGTCGACCTTCGACGGGTTCATGAACGCGACCAACCTGCTCATCGCCGGCAAGAACCTGGTGGTCGCCGGCTACGGCTGGTGCGGGCGGGGCATCGCCATGCGGGCCAAGGGCATGGGGGCGAACGTGATCGTCACCGAGGTCGACCCGGTACGGGCTATCGAGGCCCGCATGGACGGCTACGGGGTCATGCCCATGCGGGAGGCGGTAAAGCGGGCGGATATCATCATCTGCGCCACCGGGGACAAGGACATCATCCGGCGGGAGCACCTTGAGGTACTCAAGGACGGCTGCGTCCTGGGCAACTCCGGTCACTTCGACAACGAGATCTCCAAGGTCGGGCTGGAGGCGCTTGCCGGCCATCCGGTCAGGGTCCGGGAGGCGGTGGACCAGTACACTTTCGCCGACGGCCGCCGAGCCTATCTCATCGCCGAAGGCCGGCTGATGAACCTCGCCGCCGGGCAGGGGCATCCGGTGGAGATCATGGACATGAGCTTCTCCATCCAGGCGCTGTCGCTGGAGCACCTAGTGAAGAACCACTCGCGCATGGAGGCCAAGGTCTACAACGTCCCCGAGGAGCTGGACCAGCAGGTGGCCCGCACCAAGCTCAAGGTCATGGGCATCGAGATCGATGAGCTGACCAAGGAGCAGAGGAAGTACCTGCAGGGATGGCAAGAGGGCACATGA
- a CDS encoding phosphopantothenate/pantothenate synthetase, with product MEISRDHPRYRSLVVRERMSDLVRQGVVAPTGLIAHGRGEAFDYMLGERTTETAAQAERTVAALLLEARRPVITVNGNAAGLCAEGLLSLARAVPAKVEVNLFHRSPERVEKVVSYLEGLGGRDVLGRVQEARLEGIASDRAMCCTEGIYEADVVLIPLEDGDRAGALVKAGKKVLAIDLNPLSRTAVESHVTVVDELTRAVPNIERAVRELRDDPEGRKRLIGEFDNVENLRRSREAMCLTLR from the coding sequence ATGGAGATCTCCAGGGACCATCCTCGCTATCGTTCGCTGGTGGTACGGGAGCGGATGTCAGATCTGGTCAGGCAGGGCGTGGTCGCCCCCACCGGTCTCATCGCTCACGGCCGGGGGGAGGCGTTCGACTACATGCTCGGCGAGAGGACCACCGAAACGGCCGCGCAGGCGGAACGGACGGTAGCGGCGCTGCTGCTGGAGGCCCGCCGCCCGGTCATCACCGTCAACGGCAATGCCGCGGGGCTTTGCGCTGAAGGCCTCCTGTCATTAGCCAGGGCAGTCCCGGCCAAGGTCGAGGTGAATCTCTTCCACCGCTCCCCGGAGCGGGTGGAGAAGGTCGTCTCGTACCTCGAGGGCTTGGGCGGCAGGGACGTCCTGGGCCGGGTGCAGGAGGCGCGCCTGGAGGGCATCGCCTCGGATCGGGCGATGTGCTGCACCGAGGGCATCTACGAGGCCGACGTCGTTCTCATCCCCCTGGAGGATGGCGACCGTGCCGGAGCCCTAGTAAAGGCAGGGAAGAAGGTGCTGGCCATTGATCTGAACCCTCTCTCCAGGACGGCGGTGGAGTCGCATGTCACGGTCGTCGACGAGCTGACCAGGGCGGTGCCCAACATCGAGCGAGCGGTCCGGGAGCTGAGGGACGACCCCGAGGGGAGGAAGCGGCTCATCGGGGAGTTCGACAACGTCGAGAACCTTCGCCGGTCCAGAGAGGCGATGTGCCTTACCCTGAGGTAA
- a CDS encoding transcription initiation factor IIB, with product MPKVREGTEEIEKCPECGGKHLVRDYERGELICEDCGLVLDDQFIDQGPEWRAFDVEQGEKRARTGAPMTYTIHDKGLSTEISWKNKDSYGKSIPTRNRAQLYRLRKWQRRIRVSNATERNLAFALSELDRMASAMGLPRNVRETAAMVYRKAVNKNLIRGRSIEGVVAASLYAACRQCNVPRTLDEVANSSRVGRKEIGRTYRFMTRELKLKLMPTRPQDYVQRFCSELKLSGEVQSKAAEILKDAAKKELTSGRGPTGVAAAAIYIASILCNERRTQREVADIAGVTEVTIRNRYKELTEKLGIEIQL from the coding sequence ATGCCAAAGGTAAGAGAAGGGACCGAAGAGATTGAGAAGTGCCCCGAGTGCGGCGGCAAGCACTTAGTCAGAGATTACGAGCGGGGCGAGCTGATCTGCGAGGACTGCGGTCTGGTCCTAGATGACCAGTTCATCGACCAGGGACCGGAGTGGAGAGCCTTCGACGTGGAGCAGGGCGAGAAGAGGGCGCGTACCGGTGCGCCGATGACCTACACCATCCATGACAAGGGTCTGTCGACCGAAATCTCATGGAAGAACAAGGACAGCTACGGCAAGAGCATCCCTACCAGGAACCGGGCTCAGCTGTACCGTCTCAGAAAGTGGCAGCGCAGGATCAGGGTGTCCAACGCTACCGAGAGAAACCTCGCCTTCGCATTGTCGGAGCTGGACCGGATGGCCTCGGCCATGGGCTTGCCCCGCAACGTGCGGGAAACGGCGGCGATGGTCTACCGCAAGGCGGTCAACAAGAACCTCATCCGTGGCCGCAGCATCGAGGGCGTGGTGGCGGCGTCGCTGTACGCTGCCTGCCGGCAGTGCAACGTGCCGAGGACCCTGGATGAGGTCGCCAACTCCTCCCGCGTAGGTCGGAAGGAGATCGGAAGGACCTACCGCTTCATGACCCGGGAGCTGAAGCTCAAGCTAATGCCGACGAGACCGCAGGACTATGTGCAGAGGTTCTGCTCCGAGCTCAAGCTCAGCGGAGAGGTTCAGTCCAAGGCCGCGGAGATCCTCAAGGACGCGGCCAAGAAGGAGCTGACCTCCGGACGCGGCCCCACCGGAGTGGCGGCGGCGGCCATCTACATCGCCTCCATCCTGTGCAACGAGCGCCGGACCCAAAGAGAGGTGGCTGATATCGCCGGGGTCACTGAGGTCACCATCCGGAACCGCTACAAGGAGCTGACCGAGAAGCTGGGCATCGAGATCCAGCTCTAG
- the endA gene encoding tRNA-intron lyase, whose amino-acid sequence MPGELVKDSVIIADQTEASQIYNKGYYGYPMSGGGLEMDLLEAVYLVECGRLEVREESDAISMERLVASASAAHRDFEIKYIVYRDLRGRGYLVKPAGEEFDFRVFPRGGTPNSTQTKSWVSAISERSVFSMAPFMEVMDRSERTRKELLIAIVDEEGDITFYHADRSEPKGTATQEWVGPPVRGALLEDRVMVFDEAGAERLYAQGFYGKKLGKALQLSLIEAAHLMERERLDVYTIVSGRAVRFDRFKKRALKFQQDFDLRLKAYNDLRSRGLVVKTGFKYGSHFRVYEDDPERSHARWLVHAVPADYETTWPEVSRAVRLAHGVKKEILFARVIEDRTEYMRLSRVRP is encoded by the coding sequence ATGCCTGGAGAGCTGGTCAAGGACAGCGTCATCATCGCCGATCAGACCGAGGCCAGCCAGATCTACAACAAGGGCTACTACGGCTACCCGATGTCCGGCGGCGGCCTGGAGATGGACCTGCTGGAAGCGGTATACCTGGTGGAGTGCGGCCGACTGGAGGTCCGCGAGGAGAGCGATGCGATCTCCATGGAGCGGCTGGTGGCATCGGCCTCGGCCGCCCATCGTGACTTTGAGATCAAGTACATCGTGTATCGCGACCTGAGGGGACGGGGCTACCTGGTCAAGCCGGCGGGGGAGGAGTTCGATTTCCGGGTGTTCCCCCGAGGGGGTACCCCCAATAGCACCCAGACCAAGAGCTGGGTCTCAGCGATCTCGGAGCGCTCGGTGTTCTCCATGGCTCCCTTCATGGAAGTCATGGACCGCTCCGAGCGCACGAGGAAGGAACTACTCATCGCCATCGTGGACGAGGAGGGAGACATCACCTTCTACCACGCCGACCGCAGCGAGCCCAAGGGCACCGCGACCCAGGAGTGGGTAGGGCCGCCGGTGCGAGGGGCGTTGCTAGAGGACCGGGTGATGGTGTTCGACGAGGCAGGCGCGGAGCGGCTGTATGCGCAAGGTTTCTACGGCAAGAAGCTGGGAAAGGCGCTCCAGCTGTCCCTCATCGAGGCTGCCCACCTCATGGAGCGGGAGCGGCTGGATGTATATACCATAGTCTCCGGCAGGGCAGTGAGGTTTGATCGCTTCAAGAAACGGGCGCTCAAGTTCCAGCAGGACTTCGACCTGAGGTTGAAGGCCTACAACGACCTCCGCTCCCGCGGCCTTGTGGTCAAGACTGGGTTCAAGTACGGCTCCCACTTCCGGGTGTACGAGGACGATCCCGAGCGGTCCCACGCCCGGTGGTTGGTGCACGCCGTGCCCGCGGACTACGAGACGACCTGGCCGGAGGTCTCCCGGGCGGTCCGGCTGGCTCACGGGGTAAAGAAGGAGATCCTGTTCGCTCGGGTCATAGAGGACCGGACGGAATATATGCGCCTGTCCCGAGTCCGACCGTGA
- a CDS encoding helix-turn-helix domain-containing protein encodes MVGLDALLSVIENPARRRILEALVREPHYPLQLSKELGMSQQAVMKHLRVLESCGLVKSFREESDLGGPMRNKYYPTVNFTIVVDVGTNIFRAELTTREHEPAPVDREEAQAREARAKELRERMSDIDRRLLELQRQREELIEEKESIMDEVARLTAELPDYQARRAMYEFISRPDLDPREIARQLSMRDEVVLRYIKEWLEE; translated from the coding sequence ATGGTCGGACTTGACGCCTTACTATCGGTCATCGAGAACCCCGCCCGGCGAAGGATCCTTGAGGCCCTCGTCCGGGAGCCCCACTACCCATTGCAGCTGTCCAAGGAGTTGGGGATGAGCCAACAGGCGGTGATGAAGCATCTGAGGGTGCTGGAGTCGTGCGGGCTGGTCAAGAGCTTCCGCGAGGAGAGCGATCTGGGAGGGCCGATGCGCAACAAGTACTATCCTACGGTCAACTTCACCATCGTCGTGGACGTGGGCACGAACATATTCCGCGCCGAGCTCACCACCCGGGAGCACGAGCCTGCCCCGGTCGATCGGGAGGAGGCTCAGGCCCGAGAGGCCCGGGCCAAGGAGCTCAGGGAGAGGATGTCGGACATTGATCGCCGGCTGCTCGAACTGCAGCGGCAGAGGGAGGAGCTCATCGAGGAGAAGGAGAGCATCATGGACGAGGTGGCCAGGCTGACGGCCGAGCTTCCCGACTACCAGGCGCGCAGGGCGATGTACGAGTTCATCAGCAGACCGGACCTCGATCCCCGGGAGATAGCAAGACAGCTGTCTATGCGGGACGAGGTTGTCCTGCGCTACATCAAAGAGTGGCTGGAGGAGTGA